In Chiloscyllium plagiosum isolate BGI_BamShark_2017 chromosome 1, ASM401019v2, whole genome shotgun sequence, the sequence AGAGTCTTTTTTAATCAATACTCAATTAATTTTATGTAAATCATGTTTTGGGATGCTCTGAGGAATATGGTTAAATATTATGTAAATTTATTCATTCCTTTGTTTCTCCGAAGCATTTCTTTATGAACGTGATGGTTTTTGTTACAAATGTTGGCTAAGTGTCACAATGTTGAAAGCTGTCTTAAACAAATTAAAAACTTGCATTATCATCATATAAGgctaaaaataagaaaaataaaactgtCACTTAGGACTTGTGGCTGAATTGATGTTAAAGACTAGAAATATTCTTGGATAATTGATGGAGAACTAGCAGGCAATATTACCGGCATTATCGAAGATATTTATTAATACTCTCAGTGTAAGTTGGACCATATCACTATATGGCGGGGGGGAACCTAATGTCACATACCATTATGAACTAATTTTTTGCAAATATCTTTAACATAATACAGCCACTCTCTGAAACCATTAAGTTTCAGATATAGTTAGAActgagaacaggaaatgatgataTGACACGATGGAGAAAAGATAAGGCTGACTTGTCACACTGCAGCCTTTTTGGACCAGCAATAAGATTGCAATGACTTTCGCAAATAACAATACAGAGCACACTAATGGATTTTGGCTGCTTTCCTTCAGTTAGTCTATTTGCATAATGCACAGTGAAGAAAGGTTTCAGTCACATTTTACCATCTGTATATTGAAATATGTTTGTATTCAGTTCAGCTGCATGGAAGGAAACGTCTGCAGCTTTCACTTTCATCCATGTTTGAGCACTTGAAGACAAATAAATCTTGAGTGATGTAATGAGTATGATCAGAGTTtctaaaatgtaatgttgtctTATTCCTTTTCACAAACTGCATATTCCTATTGCTTTCTGGTCTTAGTTCAAATTTTCAGCATAAGGCCATCAAATGTAAGAGCAGAAGTAAggcattcagcccgttgagtttGTTCCACTGTTCAGtgattgatcatggctgatctgacaatcctcaactccactttcttcctTTCCCCGTCACCTTTGATtgtcttactgattaaaaatctatacatttcagccttgaatgtaaTTAATGAGCCAGCCTAGtcagccctctgcagtaaggaATCCTCACTACTCTCTAACAGAAcaatttcttcctcatctctgtcttaaatatgagACAACTCATTATATCCTCTGGTCCTATGTGgtctctccacatctactctgtcaaatctcctaagaatcttatatgtttcgaTAAGTACACCTGTCACTCTTTTAAACTTTAATGAATACAAACCCGACCCACgcaacctgtcctcataaaaGAATCCCTCCAGATTCAGTATCAGTTTAGTGAATCTTTTTTGGACTACCTCCAATGCTAATCTATCTTTTCttaggtaaggggaccaaaatgtTTGCAgtaggtgtggtctaactagtgcaaGGCTTCTCCATTTTTATAgtccattccctttaaaatataGGCTGAagttccatttaccttccctataacctgttgaatttcttttgctagctttttgtgatttatccaTGAGGACTCCCaattccctctgtgctgtagcattctgcaatctttctccatttaagtaatgttCAGCTCCTCTTTTCTTCATAGGAACACAGgaatttggagcaggagtaggcaattcagccctttgagcccactTCGCCATTTaacgtgatcatggctgatcttatcctggtctcaattCCTCTTGCCTGCCTGCTTGTCATAGCCCTTTATCCCACATTTAATCAGAAACATAtctgtttctttcttgaatctgttgaatgTTTCTGCCTCtcctgcactctggggcagtgagttgcacagattcacaaccacCTGAGAGAAGTAGTTTCACCTTATTTTAGTTTTGAACCTACCTTATCTCATCCTATATTTATGACCCCTTGTTCAAGGCTAttcatctgcagtttatttttatttggaaTGTTTATGTTTGAGTTTAAGCCACCTGAGGAGATGAGCTAGCTTCTCCAAGGTTGGCATCGTTCAAAGTAACAGTAAATCAAACAGTACAAGCAAATAAGACACAGGATACCTCCTGTTGTTGTCTTGTCTAGTACCATTAAAGAGCTCACTTATCTTCCAGATTCCAGTTCTGACAAAAGGTTTAAATTCAAGGCATTAATAAGTCTTTTTACAAACATGGCGGAACATGCTGTGTATTGGCACCATTTTCTCATTAAATTTCtgaatgcattcctgtgcaaGTTGACTGGGGTTTGCCAAATTATTTTGTGAATAGAACTGCAGGACGTCTGTATCGGCATCCAGCGTTACTGACTCAATCAGAAGCTGGCTTCACTCTGTCAGGAATGGTGTCATTCTATTAGGCTACCTAGTCACTttttgaagttctgaagaagggtcattggacgttgaatattaactctgtttgcaGATGTTGCtagatctgctgggtttctccacgAATTTCTGtacttgtttgtttcagatttccagcattcatagttcattgtttcattcTATTAGATATTAATATCATTTCAGCAGGAGCTGTGCTATGCTACTAATGGCTGGAGCAACTCAATTAGGAGTTGGAGTTATTGAAACCCAGGGGCTGGAATCAGTGGTTAGGAATGAGTTTCACTCCAACAGAAGCTGGACTCAGTCAGATGTGTCCTCATGCAATATAAAGTGTGCCTTAGTCATACATTTATAACTTAAAGAGCTAATTTCCATATTTTCAAAGCCATTTAGCAAAGACATGGCAGAAAACTTTCTTTACTGTACTGTATTCAAGGAATCAAATCAAAAGGCAGCACCCCCATATCCAGCCCTACTTCTATCAATTATTTCATGGGACGTGGCTTTGCTGTAATAACAGCATGTTGCCCACAATTTAATTATTCTTGATTTTGGTTTGTGGCTGGttaaggcaattaagagtcaatcgcaTTTACTTAACTGCAGCCTTGGTAAAGTAAAGTGGGCAGATTTCCTCCTGAAAGGATCTCAAAGATCCAGATAGGTTTCCAGAAGTAGTCTTTTGGTCATAGTTACACAGAATGGCTTTATATTGCAGATTCAATTACTTAAATGCAAACTCTACAGCTGGTATAGTGGGATTAGAACCCGCGTCACTAGACCATAAGCCTGGGTCTACAGTTGTGCTAGCCAGTGAAAGTACCATTGCACACTGTTTACTTTTGTAATGTATTACTTAAAACAGCTAATACGCCCTGAGAATCAGGTTACCTCAATTGGCAAGATGATGAGTATGTAGTTCAATTTCTGTTGTGGCTGAGGTAAACATTAAGCTATTCTTTTCCTACTACATGTTTGATGCAAAGTTGGACCCCTAAAGCTATATAAAATCAAatgtctctctctaatggaaaGAGATGGCTGTCGTTCCTTGTGGACTATGGCTAATTGCCTAACTATCTTACCACCACAGGTTCTGAGGAAGAGGCataatgaacttgaaatgttacttctgtttctgtctccgtagatgctgcgagacctgctgagtttctccagcattctctggacttgcttcagatttccagtatcctcaATATTTTTTCTGATTGTCTaagggagccttggtgaatttctatggTGCACcttgaagatggtacacactgctgctactgagcattggtggtggagggcatGTAGGTTTAtggatatggtgtcaatcaagcgggctgcttggTATTgggtagtgtcaagcttcttgagtgttattggagctacactcatccaggcaagtgggtagtattccatcacactcttaatggtgccttgtagatgatggacaggttttgtggACATGAGTTATTCACCCCAGTGCTCCTAATCTGTAATGTGATCTTGTagctattgtgtttatgtggtgagtccagttgagtttctggttaatggtaatctcAAGGATATCGATAGTAGAGATGtactgatggtaacaccattgaatgtcaagaagtgatgattagattctctcctaTTGGAGaaagtcattgtctggcatttgtgtggtgaaaATAATATTTGCCATTTATCAGACCAAATCTTAATACTGTCCAGGTGTTACTATGTTTCCTCCAGTATCTGAGCAATGGcagttgtgcaatcatcaatgaatatctccacttctgaccttatgatggaaggaaagtcattggtgaagcagctgaaggtggttgagccAACAACACTACTCCAAGGAATGCCTGCAGAGAAGTCCTGGCATGAGATGACTgttctccaacaaccacaacttgTGGCTGTTCATTTTGTGCAAGTTTGACTTCAAAAAGTGGAAAGTCTCCCCCAAATCCTATTGCCTCTAGTTTTGCTAGAGCTTCTTGGTGCCACACTGTtaaatgtggctttgatgtcaacGGCCATGACTTTCTTTTTACTCTATACTTTCTGAAAGAAGAATGTTGACTGGCGACAAATGTtgtctttttgtatttttttcagaaatattctAGTTCTACACTACCAAACGGCTATATGAACTTTTAATTAGGAGGACTGCAATATATTTGAGATTCTAAATACCACAACTACAGTAAATATGGTAATCAGCAAACAAAATGACATTTTCTGTACCCGAGAGAACAGTACTGTATTTGCCTGTCCACAATATGCTTATCATGGAGCTCTGAAATATTTACAGGTATCAGCTTGTAATAGAAACTTAGTCCTCTGAGTGTTCCAAAATCTATTCTGACAGCTGGTGACATTTGAAATAGTGCAGCATGTGTTATGTTTTTGTCCAGTTTCACTAAGATGATGGTAAGAATTACAGCAGCAAAGATCTCAACTTGTGAACATTGACATCTATCTTTTCAGTCAACTGTGAAGTGCTATTGATGATCGGCTGTAATTTACTGAGGAGCTGGAAGCTGTGAAAAGCCTCTTGGGTCTGTATGTTTGAAGTCATGAAAATTGtaaattgtaattgtaattgtaataAGTCTACTCATATCCTGTATATTATAATATACAGTATTGGATGAAGCTTGTTTTCTTTGCACGCAGTGTAAAGTTAACTTTGAACAGCTGCTTTTATAACCTTTATGAGGAAGGTacgtttttgaaaaaaatgatgtGTTTGGATGGGGTGCTGAGGTGATAGTGAAGAAGAAAATGAGCTGACTGATTATGAGACCCAACTTTTGTTCATCTGTACAGTACACTGTGTGTTTCTGCTCCACTACAGAGAGTCGCTTAATACTTGATGCCTTTGCACAGCAATGCAGTCGAGTCCTGACACTCCTAAAGGACAATGGAAAACTTCTGGACACCAACCAAACTCAAGTCAAAAAAGAGAGTGGGTGTTATGATGAGCGCACGGGACAGTGTCAGCTGGTCAAAGGTGCCCCAATGCAGCCACGGGCATCGGACAATTCAGAGACGGAGTTACAGAATGTGCAAAAGAGACATCAAACCTCAGCCTTGCTTCGTGTGTTCACTGATTCTCTTCAAAGTTACCTACTTGCTGGGGGGCGACCATCACATAGTACTGTTGGAATGAGTGAATGCAGTCACATGACAGACATGGATCCGCTTTCCACATCTCCCACCCATACTTTAGGAGGGTGGACATCCCCAGCAACATCAGAATCTCACGTCCATCCATCATCCACATTCCCCgaggaagaggaagaagatgGCTATTGTCAGAGGTGCCAAGAGTTGGAGCAGGAAGTGGTTTTACTGCAACAGGAAAATGAGGAATTAAGGAAAACCTTGGATCGAATTCCAGGTGTGTAAAGTCTGACTTAGTTATTCTAATACTGATCCACAAATCTTGAATAATAATGGTTTATTGATATTCAAAATTATGTTAATATGTTATTACGTTaataatatttctgtaaattctggTTTTGGATAACTGCACAATATTTTTGACACCATTTTTAGTTCTCAcaattattaaaattacaaagTCTTAAAATACAGAAGCAGTTCCTATAATTTTTAACAAAAGATCCTTAGGTGTGAAGAAACATTTCAGGGACATGGATACAGGAACTATTGCAGACATTAATGCTTAGATATATGAACACACAATGGTCAAGCACACATTCTAACAATCTATCCACTCTGATGTTAATGACACTACATCGATGATCTTCAAAAATACAAGAAAACAAGGGTAGGGGATATCATTGGTTTCTATGGCTTTTAGTGTGGGCTTAACTTCTTCTTCCTCTCTAGATCATTAAATAATGGTAATGTAAATGGCAGTAAAATCACTGCACTTGTTGACTGAATTCAACAGAGTCTTGCCAGTATATACGTATACGTAGTTTTATGCAGACCAATCATGCAAACAGCTTGTTCCTTCATAAGAGTTCAATGCTTTTAGAATTCACAGTGTGTGAGGAGATGCTAATAGTTGCCATACTATAATTACAGAGGTAAAAAGACCTATAAAACAACTTTCATGAAAACCCTACCTTTCTAAATGCTGAATAGTGACTCTTTTAATTGAGATGCATGCTATGGTTGTGCTAGATGCTTATCTGAAATGATTTTATTTCATGCAGTGCCCTGTCAGACTGTTCTTGATTACTATAAGACTGTACTCCAGCACCACAATCAACTAGTCCAACCAGTCTCAGAGGAACAGCCAACAGAGGTACTTTTGGATGGAAGGAGTCCTTCATGTTATATTCTTTTTGTGCTGTAGTGAGATGCAGCTCATATGCTATCACTGCCAAGCATTGAGATTGCATCATTAGTATTTCCTTTCTGCTGACTTTAATTTCCTTTACCCTGCGCACCGGATCAAGTAAATGTAAGCTTTGagcattttattttagattttgtaCGGAAGCTTAAATTGTGATTGtgaatggctcaaaggtagaagacagagggtggtggtggagggttgtttttcagacgggaggcctgtgaccagtggagtgccacaaggatcggtgctgggccctctactttttgtcatttacataaatgatttggatgagagcataagaagtacagttagtaagtttgcagatgacaccaaaattggaggagtagttgatagcaaagagagttacctcagatgggccaatgggctgagaagtggcagatggagtttaattcagataaatgcgaggtgctgcattttgggaaagcaaatcttagcaggacttatacacttaatggtagggtcctagggagtgttgctgaacaaagagaccttggagtgcagtcattgctccttgaaagtggagtcgcaggtagataggatagattattggccagagtattgagtacaggagttgggaggtcatgttgtggctgtacaggacattagttaggccactgNNNNNNNNNNNNNNNNNNNNNNNNNNNNNNNNNNNNNNNNNNNNNNNNNNNNNNNNNNNNNNNNNNNNNNNNNNNNNNNNNNNNNNNNNNNNNNNNNNNNNNNNNNNNNNNNNNNNNNNNNNNNNNNNNNNNNNNNNNNNNNNNNNNNNNNNNNNNNNNNNNNNNNNNNNNNNNNNNNNNNNNNNNNNNNNNNNNNNNNNNNNNNNNNNNNNNNNNNNNNNNNNNNNNNNNNNNNNNNNNNNNNNNNNNNNNNNNNNNNNNNNNNNNNNNNNNNNNNNNNNNNNNNNNNNNNNNNNNNNNNNNNNNNNNNNNNNNNNNNNNNNNNNNNNNNNNNNNNNNNNNNNNNNNNNNNNNNNNNNNNNNNNNNNNNNNNNNNNNNNNNNNNNNNNNNNNNNNNNNNNNNNNNNNNNNNNNNNNNNNNNNNNNNNNNNNNNNNNNNNNNNNNNNNNNNNNNNNNNNNNNNNNNNNNNNNNNNNNNNNNNNNNNNNNNNNNNNNNNNNNNNNNNNctgttttccctggagcgtcggaggctgaggggtgaccttatagaggtttacaaaattacgaggggcatggataggataaataggcaaagtgttttccctggggttggggaatccagaactagagggcataggtttagggtgagaggggaaagatataaaagagacctaaggggcaacgttttcatgcacagtgtggtacgtgtatggaatgagctgccagaggaagtggtggaggttggtacaattgcaacatttaagaggcatttggatgggtatatgaataggaagggtttggagggatatgggccggatgctggcagatgggactagattgggttgggatatctggttggaccgaaggggtctgtttccatgctgtacatttctatgactttatgaatacAATAATTCTCAGATGGATTTAATGACTGAGGAATGGCAATACTTGACAATAAGAATTTGCTTTTCTGAAGTTTGCAAAACTGTACAAATGGTTTATTCTTTGATGCAATATTTTCCACACTTACATTGATTTATGTCTTTTCTTTTCTGCCTGTGCTCGGCCTTAACCTAATCGAGCAGGAGTCAACTCCAGCCCATGCAGCAGTTTGAACTATCGGTTTCATTTTTTAATTGAAAACAATGACACACATTCCAACTTTAATGGTTATAGGGCAGATCAGAAATGAAAACCTGAAACAATTGATAGagtcttagtcatagagtcatccttAGTGTCCCCAATCTATTAAACTTAATCAATCTATCAACACGTTATAGGCACTTCAAAGTCTATGTGTAAAGTAAATGCACAAAAGTTCTTGAATAACCTGAGTCtctaagggttttttttaaactaggaGCCATTATACTTCTTCACTGGACTTGTTTCAAGGCCATTACATCACCCACCAATACAGGGCATAGAATTCCAGATGCAGTCTTAGCAGCAAATAATAATGTCAAAATTGAGTGCTTTATATTGATTTGTTTGATTAATACAATATTACAACTTGGACAGTAGCCATTCTCTTCTTCCTGATCTGGGAGTTTAAGCAATGGATTGCCATGAATGCGAAGCACTCCAAGTTGCAACTAATTGATTTGTCAGTGCAACACATCTAGAGAGAACCAATTATCATCAATGTGATGTGTTTCTTGGTAATTCCTCTCTAAGCTAAATAATCGAATAAACCCTTCTGAAGTTAAAAAGTGATGGTATAATCTGTCATTACATTTTGAAATTCTTATCTAGTGAACATTCTTTGTTAAATTTACAATATTAACAGTAGTTATGAGAAACTCTAATCCATCTCACTTAGATTTTCACATCAACTAAAACAGTTAGACCATTGGAAGTGAGTGGGAAGACAGGAATCTAACTGGGTTCCAATAATACCACAAACTATAAGCAGGGAATAGTTGAAAATGCAAGATCTGTTTGTCCATTACAATGGCAAGTGTTGTTAGTCCATGGAAGAAAATATGATTGTGTATCATTTGTTGGTCcttattttgaattttgtttttattgatagTATAGGTTATGTTTGTCATGTCAATTAAATATGCTATTAAGTACAAGAAAGGATATTGATGCCTGATTACAGTGACAAAAGGGCAGAATttgtatttttcactgtatctaaaTGGTGAAATCAAATGCGATGAATCTTTACTCTGTGAGGCAGTTTTGTGTACAATTTTATGTCTCAAGGAATTGTAAATGTGAAGTCAATTGTACTTTATTTCAAGGTGGTAGTACTAGATATCAGAGCTCAACCACTGAATTAGCTCTTAAACATATCATACGCATCTTAAATAAGATGAACCAAATTGTGATCTATAAAGTGTCTGAAAGCTCTTAACAAAGTCATATTTATTTGCATTCTTGTCGATTAAACTGTAGTTATAATTTCTATTGTTTCTATCTCCCATTTTCAGGGAAACAAACAGTTGTTGAACAACTATCCTGTCTGCATCACTAGCAAGCAGTGGGATGAGGCGGTCAATTCATCTAAAAAGGATGGCCGTCGACTTCTCCGATACCTCATCAGATTTGTGTTTACAACAGATGAACTGAAATATTCATGTGGACTGGGCAAAAGGAAAAGATCAATGCCACTGGGGGAGCCAGGACCCGAGCGACGTCCTCTCGATCCTGTCAAAGTAACCTGTCTCCGAGGTATGAACTAACGTTCAGTTTTCAGAAGACAGTGTGCACTGAGTTACAGGCTATATGTGCAAACCAAGACAGTTGAACCACTGTGGAGCAGGTGACAGTATTCTTGATTGTAAGTCAAAATATCATGAGTTCATGTCCTAGATCAGGAACCTGA encodes:
- the LOC122550809 gene encoding BEN domain-containing protein 4, with protein sequence MEEEMNQAEDEGLRSGTISKLCKQRTPYSVLKPFPGKKTMTRRYERPTMIEIPQLAIGTGGGGAHHHHPPVTINTEQQQQQQQHHFHHQQQHYPYQSISNNRIAPGAVSASTSTLASVSQSYLGATASDYPPVRYNNIPTSQSGAENIILSAESRLILDAFAQQCSRVLTLLKDNGKLLDTNQTQVKKESGCYDERTGQCQLVKGAPMQPRASDNSETELQNVQKRHQTSALLRVFTDSLQSYLLAGGRPSHSTVGMSECSHMTDMDPLSTSPTHTLGGWTSPATSESHVHPSSTFPEEEEEDGYCQRCQELEQEVVLLQQENEELRKTLDRIPVPCQTVLDYYKTVLQHHNQLVQPVSEEQPTEGNKQLLNNYPVCITSKQWDEAVNSSKKDGRRLLRYLIRFVFTTDELKYSCGLGKRKRSMPLGEPGPERRPLDPVKVTCLREFIRMHCTSNPDWWMPSEEQINKVFSDAVGHARQGRAVGTFLGGSGGSYYEGYDPQMSHDEMFNKGCHEGSGD